A stretch of DNA from Calditrichota bacterium:
GGGCGAAGTTGCTGCAGTGAGATCTGCTATTGAAGCGGCGAGAAGTGCGGCAACACGCGTCGGAGAAGTAATTTCGGACACAGTTATTCCCCGCCCCGTAGGTGAATTGGGAACGACATTTAACAAATAGTTGGAATCGGAGACAGCATGATTTTCGCAAAAGTGGTTGGCAGTGTTGTTGCCACGCAAAAGGATGAAAATCTCTATGGCATGAAATTGCTTTTGTGCAAAGAGGTTGATCATCACGGAAGACCGCTGGACACGTATCACGTCGCAGTCGATGCAGTGCAGGCCGGTGAAGGGGATTTTGTTTTGCTTTCTTACGGCTCATCAGCGAGAATGACTGAAATGACCCGTAACGCGCCCATTGATGCCGTTGTGATGGCGATAATCGATGACGTGCAAATTGTGGAATAATAGCTAAAAAAAATATGAAAATTGGAAAAGTAATCGGAAATGTCTGGGCTGATCGCAAAGTGGATAGTCTCCGAGGCTGTCGGTTGCATGTAATTCAGCCTATGTCCGCAGAAGGGAAAGAACAGGGAAAGGTTCTCGTTG
This window harbors:
- a CDS encoding EutN/CcmL family microcompartment protein yields the protein MIFAKVVGSVVATQKDENLYGMKLLLCKEVDHHGRPLDTYHVAVDAVQAGEGDFVLLSYGSSARMTEMTRNAPIDAVVMAIIDDVQIVE